The DNA window TTCACCCCGCTCGAGGGCGCCGGCAAGGTCCTGCAATCGCATGACTCGCCGTTTGACCGGCGGATGCGTTCCAGTTCCGAGAGCCGCCCCACCAGTTGTCGCCGGCGTCTCGCCTTCGAGCCACGTTCGCACCTGCTCGCGTCGCTGCGCAGCCGTCGGGTTGTCGGCGCCGTCCGCCGCTGGCACCGCACTCGAGGCAGCATCGATGCTGGTGCCGGTGACGAGTTTCGTCGGGACGATACAGAGCGCCTGCGTTTTGGCGACGCGGAGATCGGTCGTCGGGGCCGTTGTTTCGCCTGCAAGCGTCGTCAGGGCGGTTGCAAGCGCGAGTGGCGATCCGGTCATCCGGGCGGCTCCCGCATCAGCAGCGTACTCGCGAGCGTGTGAAAGCGTCCGCGTCGCCCAGTCGGCAATCGTTGGAAATACCCACAACAGCGGTGCGACGAAGACGTAGGTTAGTGCAACGAGTGGGAGGAACCACGTCACCGCAGCACGGCCTTCGGCGGAAAGATTTCCAGGGTTCGTAATTGCCCGCCGTGCTAACTGTGCGCTGTGATAGGCTCGGTCTGCAATCTCGACGAACAGCGTCGTAATCGTCATCAGCGTCACGTCACGGTTCGCGATGTGGGCCACCTCGTGTGCAAGGACGGCCTCAAGTTCGTCTCGGTCGAGTTGCTCGAGGAGGCCACTCGAGACGACGATTGTCGCGTCAGTGAACCGGCCAACGGTGTAACAGCTCGGTTCCTCGGCGTCGACCAATCGGACGGTGGGTTCGGGAACGTCTGCGGTCATCGCCAGTCGCCGGACGATGCGGGCGGCTTCGTGGTCAGCGTCGCCGCGGGTCGTCCCCGAGAGGACGCGCCGATAGCCGTAGTAAATCTGTGCGGCCAAAAAGAGTCCAACCAGTATCGCCACGGTAGACCACGAGACGGGTAGCTGGAGGATATCGACCGAGGCTGTGCCGTGCTGGAGAAATACAATGGTCCCGGCGACGACCGCCGGGACGACGACGCCGTAGGCCCAGAGCAACGAAACGACGAACAACGCATTGAGCGCGACGAGAACAGCGAGGACACCACAGATTCGAAGGCGGAAACTCATGGAGGGATAGTTCACATTTTCAGCGCAGTGTCAAAAATTTTCCCCGAACATTCCGGTCCAGAGACACCCCCTCGGAGCTGTGGCGTGTGCACGCGCCACAGACGGGCGATCCGTCGGGCTTTTGACGGCGGCGGCCAGAGTATGTACGAAGACGAATGGCCCGGTATCATATCGAAACGTACGGGTGTACGTCAAATCGTGGCGAGAGTCGCGAGATCGAGCGCCGGCTCCGCGATGCCGGTCATTACCGGGTCGACGGACCGGATGATGCCGACGTGGCGATTCTTAACACCTGCACTGTCGTCGAGAAGACGGAACGAAACATGCTCCACCGCGCCGAGGAACTCTCCGAGGAGACGGCAGACCTCTTCATTACGGGCTGTATGGCACTCGCACAGGGCGAAGAGTTCGCCCAGGCCGACGTCGACGGACAGGTGCTTCACTGGGACGAGGTACCCGAAGCCGTCACAAACGGCGAGTGCCCGACGACGACACCCGACGCCGAACCCATTCTGGATGGCGTCGTCGGCATCCTCCCCATCGCGCGGGGCTGTATGTCCGATTGTTCGTACTGCATCACCAAACACGCCACCGGCAAGATCGACTCGCCGCCGATCGAGGAAAACGTCGAAAAAGCCCGCGCGTTGATCCACGCCGGTGCAAAGGAGATTCGGATCACTGGCCAGGACACCGGCGTCTACGGCTGGGACGAAGGTGAGCGCAAACTGCATCGCCTCCTCGAGGAAATCTGCGATATTGACGGTGACTTCCGCGTCCGCGTCGGCATGGCGAACCCGAAAGGTGTCCACGGCATCCGCGAGGAACTCGCCGATGTCTTCGCCGCAAACGAGGAACTCTATAACTTTCTGCACGCGCCCGTCCAGTCGGGGAGTAACGACGTCCTCGGCGATATGCGCCGCCAGCATCAAGTCAGTGAGTATCTCGAGGTCATCGACACCTTCGACAACGCGCTCGAGTACTGGACGCTCTCGACGGACTTCATCGTCGGCTTCCCGACTGAAACCGACCACGAT is part of the Natronolimnobius sp. AArcel1 genome and encodes:
- a CDS encoding M48 family metalloprotease yields the protein MSFRLRICGVLAVLVALNALFVVSLLWAYGVVVPAVVAGTIVFLQHGTASVDILQLPVSWSTVAILVGLFLAAQIYYGYRRVLSGTTRGDADHEAARIVRRLAMTADVPEPTVRLVDAEEPSCYTVGRFTDATIVVSSGLLEQLDRDELEAVLAHEVAHIANRDVTLMTITTLFVEIADRAYHSAQLARRAITNPGNLSAEGRAAVTWFLPLVALTYVFVAPLLWVFPTIADWATRTLSHAREYAADAGAARMTGSPLALATALTTLAGETTAPTTDLRVAKTQALCIVPTKLVTGTSIDAASSAVPAADGADNPTAAQRREQVRTWLEGETPATTGGAALGTGTHPPVKRRVMRLQDLAGALERGEST
- a CDS encoding tRNA (N(6)-L-threonylcarbamoyladenosine(37)-C(2))-methylthiotransferase, producing the protein MARYHIETYGCTSNRGESREIERRLRDAGHYRVDGPDDADVAILNTCTVVEKTERNMLHRAEELSEETADLFITGCMALAQGEEFAQADVDGQVLHWDEVPEAVTNGECPTTTPDAEPILDGVVGILPIARGCMSDCSYCITKHATGKIDSPPIEENVEKARALIHAGAKEIRITGQDTGVYGWDEGERKLHRLLEEICDIDGDFRVRVGMANPKGVHGIREELADVFAANEELYNFLHAPVQSGSNDVLGDMRRQHQVSEYLEVIDTFDNALEYWTLSTDFIVGFPTETDHDHEQSMALLRETRPEKVNVTRFSKRPGTDAADMKGLGGTIKKERSKEMSAAKREIVGDAYESMVGETRKDVLVVEDGTADSVKCRDSAYRQIIVQNASDHGLKPGDFVDLEVTAHETMYAFGKPV